A part of Gossypium hirsutum isolate 1008001.06 chromosome A07, Gossypium_hirsutum_v2.1, whole genome shotgun sequence genomic DNA contains:
- the LOC107950647 gene encoding repressor of RNA polymerase III transcription MAF1 homolog has product MKFLEYTPFDRINDFLRELNLGERTIKGSLEAYSCKHTGTDKRLSLSLENEILDSLGKSSDTDSSPVEFLLSRSSRKTLIYLVLTLYHMYPDYDLSAVKAHQFFTEEIWDTFKQIFETYMLEASKEWIETYGGSSLLETVYKALDEVVNLSECEIYSYNPDSDADPFLEKGAIWSFSFFFYNRKLKRVVSFSFCCLSNLVGDGFLADNLCSEEDGEIFDNMDM; this is encoded by the exons ATGAAGTTCCTAGAATACACTCCATTTGACCG aataaatgATTTCTTGAGAGAACTAAACCTTGGTGAACGTACCATCAAAGGGAGCCTTGAAGCATACTCTT GCAAACACACAGGAACTGATAAAAGACTTTCTCTCAGTTTGGAAAATGAG ATCCTTGACTCTCTTGGGAAATCTTCAGATACCGACTCCTCACCAGTTGAATTCCTGTTGAGCAGATCAAG CCGGAAGACGTTGATCTACTTGGTGCTTACCCTCTATCACATGTATCCAGATTATGACTTAAG TGCAGTTAAAGCACACCAGTTCTTCACTGAGGAAATCTGGGATACTTTTAAGCAGATTTTTGAAACCTACATGCTTGAAGCCTCAAAG GAATGGATTGAGACATACGGGGGCAGTTCACTCTTGGAAACTGTGTATAAGGCTCTAGATGAG GTTGTGAATCTCTCGGAGTGTGAAATTTACAGTTATAATCCGGACTCTGATGCAGATCCCTTTCTGGAGAAAGGGGCAAT ATGGTCCTTCAGTTTCTTCTTTTACAATAGAAAGTTGAAACGTGTTGTGAGTTTCAGCTTTTGCTGCTTAAG TAATTTGGTGGGTGATGGATTCCTTGCTGACAACTTATGTTCTGAGGAAGATGGTGAAATATTTGATAACATGGACATGTAA